The window TTAGCTTATCATCATCGACTCcttcaatttctcttttttttacccttttgagTCAGAAGTTGGTGACCAAATCTCGTTTAAAGAGATTATCCTAAACCCAAAGTCaacctttaaaacaaaaatcaaacaagagacATCAGCAAAACTGTTTCGATCATGCAAAATAtcacagttttctttttttaatccaCAATTCCATTTCACAATTACACAAACTCTGTTTAATCGTTGTACCTTTCATAACCTATGATAAAGTTTGTGTAATGATTGGACTTTTGCATTGACAGGTTAAGGGACTGCTTAAAAAAGAGATTGGGGATATTTTCGATTAGTCGAAGGATCTGAAGATATTTATGATGGTTTTCAAGAGATTACGAGGCAACACGACGTTGCTCCTACTGAGTTCGAAGTTCTATATACTAAGCCAAAGTTGTTGAATGTGTAATTTGTGGTGTCAAATACTTAAATTAAGTTTGTAATCGTGACTTACTACTGTTGGAAAGATTTGCGTATGTATCAAGAGTGAACaaccttttcattgttttagtggtgaaaaaaaactttcaatctGTATGCCTCACTCTCTCACCCAAAAAATAACTTTTACCCGATCGAGACATAAAAGACACAAAACAGTACTAAACGAACAACTTCAAAAGTAGATACACTTATACATGTACCATGGGAGTTTTCTAAACCAGACAATGAATACAAACCATTCAATTATCTTTGTTATCATCGGAGAAGTAAATCTCAAAAGACCGAGGAAGAAGCACAGgcaacaagaaaccaaacagaTTGTAAAACCACATCACCGTGTTAACCGACGCAATGGCTCTTCCTCCGTATACTCTCACCGAACCACCGGGACGCTGAGTATCCGAGAATTCTGCTTTAACCCAATCCAAAAGCGGGTAAAGGCGACGAGTGTTGTAGAAGACAGGTACAAGACTAGCAACTGGAGTTGAAAACTTGTCGGAGAAACCTATAGGTTCTGTGAAAACTTGACCTGAGAGGAGGAATAGATGCGGTGCGACGGCTCCAACGCCGTGAATGTCTCCACGGTATATTCCATCTCCGACGTAGCAGATAGGGAATAGTAGACCTAAGAGAGAGTTTGATTTAttcataaggaaaaaaaaaaaaaaacagtcacaaaacaaaaaagaaaaagaaatcagatGAGTAACCTATGATTGCAGTGCCGAGGAAGTAAGCTCGAAAGAGTTTGCTTTTAGGTGCGAGTCTCTTCTTCTGCTCTGTTTGCTTGCGAGGAAAGGCAAATCTAGCCATGACCACAAACAAGTAGATAGTACACAATATTACAAACGCTATGTCTTCGATTCCGACGAGTCCTTTTGCGGCTAGAAAAATCATGAGGGCGAGAAACACAAGCTGTCTTTTGCGGCTGATGATGAGACCTTGTTTTTGTGGCGGTAGCGGTGGAGAAGGTTTAGAGTCGGTAAGATCATGCTGCTCTCGTATCTCTTCCGACAttggagaagttttttttttgaggtttcaAGAAGTTGTTTAGAAGCAACGTTGAAAAACAAatgagagagtttttttttggtttggtgagGTAAGATAAGAGTATATAGATATGGAGTGGTTGACCTTCTCTGTCTTCTTATCTATTTCTGGGCCttacaatttattaaatatgagaaagggaaaaaaaaatgaaattggaGAGATTAGTAATAGGAATCTCCATATCTGTAATGGAAGATTTTATTTGACTCAAATCTCTCCTCTGCTTTATTTACAATTACTGCACATAtatcttcttccctttcttGTGTATTACTCTGTGTATAAATTGTATCCTTATACTCAATAACAAATTATCAGTTTCTAAAAGATTATAATTAGTGTTAGGTGTTTTACTTTAAATCTCATGTTTTAGAAGATCTTGCGACCACActaaaaaagggtaaaaacaaattacaagaCTAATTTTGGAGACAAATAGTAAACACACCCTTCATTGCCAAAATGACAGTAAGCTTCACAATGTGATCCAAAGTGTTCTTGTCTGAAACTGTccttatttaattgttttactcCCTAAAAATGTTTCTTTACAACAAAAAGGTCACATTTGGGAGACTGAACACATTTCTCATGATACAAATCACAATAAGCAATGTTCACAGTGCTATCTAATCTATTAGACTGCTATCTCCAATGAAGATAGAGATCAAATCATGAGAGACACTCTTGTGCTTCTCCACAAAAAGCTTCAAAAACTTCAACTTCGGACTAGTCAAAACAGTAGAGATCGCAGGGACTTCATCGATCAACCCTTTCGTAACAAGAGCTCTGATAACATTACACCGCGGGAAAATGAACTTCTCCAAACTGAATCCAAGTACAATAGGAGTTGAAGCCACAACTTTTAAAGACCAACCCATCGTCTTCACAAGAAACTCAGTCTTCTTCTTAACCGAATCCGCAGCTAATCCAACGCACTGAGGATGTCGCTTTATGATCATCGCAAACTCATCTTTAGTGAATCCTAGCTCAAGAAAAGTCTCAACTGACTTCAATATCTTCTCCTCTGAAGTACCTACGCATTCAGGGTACCTCTTAACCATCAAGCGTACCTCTTCTTCCGTTAGACCAACACGTTTCAAGGTCTCAAACGTTTGAACTATCTTCTTCTCAGAGTATTTCAACGAGAAAGGCCATTTCTTGAAAACTGCCCAAACTTCATTCACACTAAGTCCTAACTTTTTATAAGCATTCACTTTCTGATCTATAGTCTTATCACTAAGCTCATAGAAAACATACAAAGCATTCACAAACTTAGGACTAGCTGGATCAAACCCTAACTCAACGATCTTCTTAACCGatttttcaaatctttctttccCACAAACTGGTTTAGCTCTAGAGATCAACAAGTTTAACAACAGTCTCTGAGGCACTCCCATTTCTCTCAAAACCGATACGTTTCGAGTTCGATTCGTTTGCTtggaagaacaagaacaataagaagaagaagaagtgttgtCTTGATCTTGTAAGATCTCTTTGATATAATCATAGTAATGACTAATCCATTTACCTCCACTCTTCCCCAAGATTTTAGGAACTTTGGAAACAATCTCAGTAAGCTCAGAGCTTGAAGCTCCGTTAAGTTTCAAGAAATGAAGCTTAGCACGAAGAGACTTCTCAGGGTTCTCGACAAGGAAACGTGGGTAAGTAGCAATGATACTCGAGATTTGAGAGTTTGTGAATCCGTAGCTTCTTAGAAGTTTCAGGACTGAATCTGGATTACCTCTTTTATCGAAACTGGCTTTCATTGAGATTGATTCGGCGAGTTTTGTAGTTAACCCTAAGGAATCGATAAGGTAAGAGACTGTGAaagtcttcttttttctttcatcttcaagACTCGGATCTCTGGttgcggtggtggtggtagcagaagaagagaaggattgAGTAAGAGGAACAGCTTTTATCAAAGTGCGCCATTGAGACCTTCTCCCTCGTTGGAGTATTAATGAAAACATATGAGACACCACCAAATGCGAAGTAACGGCTTTCACTCTCGTTCTCTTGCTCTGTTAAGCGACGACAACGGCTGAGGAAAAAATACATAGaagttttgattttagggtttattcagatttaataaaaatcacaaaacaaatttcacaacttttatttttgctgtcaaatttttttttaacaatttatttaatttttttaaaaaaattaaatttacgtAGATGTTATCgaaacaatttttaatttgtttcgtttttttttaatggaaacaattttttaattgaaatctcccaaaatcttACACACTTTGGTTTAGTTAAACCTTAAGATGCAATGTGATCTGTAAATCAGTAGAACCATATTCATCAACAACAATAGATTGACCCTTTTATCGAAAAGACCAGTTTTgccatttttttataacttcCTACAAAATTTAAAGTCATTTCAATGttcaaaacataatataaataaacaatcctttacttttttaaaaacaatttattctttttatatatatataatataagtttcATAGCTGTTATCGAaacaatttttaagttttttagtttttaaattgaaacaacataataattaaGGAATAAACAATCCTTTACTTTTCTCgttat is drawn from Camelina sativa cultivar DH55 chromosome 8, Cs, whole genome shotgun sequence and contains these coding sequences:
- the LOC104706688 gene encoding uncharacterized protein LOC104706688; translation: MSEEIREQHDLTDSKPSPPLPPQKQGLIISRKRQLVFLALMIFLAAKGLVGIEDIAFVILCTIYLFVVMARFAFPRKQTEQKKRLAPKSKLFRAYFLGTAIIGLLFPICYVGDGIYRGDIHGVGAVAPHLFLLSGQVFTEPIGFSDKFSTPVASLVPVFYNTRRLYPLLDWVKAEFSDTQRPGGSVRVYGGRAIASVNTVMWFYNLFGFLLPVLLPRSFEIYFSDDNKDN